DNA from Actinomycetota bacterium:
ATGGCAACCTGTGGTTCACCGAGCAGGCAGCCAACAAGATCGGTCGCATCACCACTTCAGGATCCGTCACTGAATTCCCGATCCCGACGCCTGCTTCTGTTCCTTACGGCATCGTCGCTGGACCTGCGGGCAGTAACGACATGTACTTCACTGAGTCAGCTGGCGACAAGATCGGCAAGATCACTTCTTCGGGTGCCATCACGGAGTTCCCGCTGGCTGCCGGCTCCCGGCCGTTCGGCATTACTACCATCGGTTCAGCGCTGTGGGTTGCCCTGCATGGCACCAACAAGCTTGCTCAACTCCAAGGCACAACAGTGCTGGAGATCAGTCTGCCCTCCGGCACTCAGCCTCTATGGCTCACTCAAGGCCCTGGCCCAACAATGTGGGTGTCCCTCTTCGGGACTTCAGCCGTTGCTGTATTCACCGCTGCGGGCTCCCTGCAGGCCACGTACCAGCTTGAGGCAGGTGCGAAACCCACAGGGCTCACGCAAGGTTCAGATGGAAACATCTGGGTTGCTGAAAGCGGCATCGCCAAGGTTGCTCGTGTGTTGTCAGGCCAACTGCCGACCTCGGTTGCTCCACCTGTAGTGACACCAAGCGGTGTTGCAGTTGGAGCCACTGCTTCAACGACCACCGGCACTTGGGCGTATGAGCCGACGACGTACACGTATCAATGGCAGCGATGCACAACGAACGTCACAACGAGCTGCACGGTGATTGCTGGAGCTACAGCGGCCACGTATGTCGTCACATCAGCCGATTCCGGCAGGTACCTCATCTCGAGCGTTGCTGCCACGAACCTCAACGGACCAGTGAGCGCTGTGAACAGCCTTCCCGTTCAAGTGGGTGGCAGTGTGACGCCGGCCCCGACTGCACCACCGACACCTACACCTGCACCTACTTCCACGGTCAAGGCAACAACTACGACATTGACGATCGCTGGGCCAGCAGTAGTCAAGCGAGGCAGCGCAGCGACCTTTGTCGTCACGCTGAACCCTTCGACCGCAACTGGCGTGGTGAATCTGACCTACCGCCAAGGGGCCAAGCGGATCCTGGTTCCGAACTTGAAGCCTGTGAATGGTGTTGTCTCCTCCTCATTTGCTACGCCGGCAAGCTGGGTCAAGGGCAAGGGGCGGCTCATCGCACGATTCGCACCGACGAATCCCAAGGTGAACAGCTTTGCCAGAACGATCCATCTCATGAAGGTTCGCTAGCACGCATTGCCTGCAGGCAATGTGCTGAACTGTGTTGACCGCTCAAGTAGTGGGGTCTAGCGTCGGTCGAACCCGCTGCAAATAGCTCGCGGGGTACTCAAGTCGCGGAGGAGTGCACACCTTGACCGTGCGTAACGGAGTTTTCATTGCTGGAAGGTGGAGTTCGGGCACCGGCACAGAAGAGTTGGTCGAGCGATCATCGATTGATGATCAACTGCTTGGTCAAGTGCAATCTGCCTCAGAGGCACAGGTCGATGAGGCGGTGCAGGCCGCTGCCGCGGCATTCCCAATTTGGAGTGCGACTCCGCGTGCCCAACGAACAGCGAAGTTGCACGAAATTGCGGAAGCGCTTGAAGCGCGAACCGACGAGTTTGCTGAATTGGCCACGCGCGAGGTTGGCACCACTTTGTCCATCTCCAAGGCGGTGCAGGTTGGCCTTGCTGTTCGCGTGCTTCGATCTACCGCCGATGCGATGGATGAATTGTCGCTCTCCGAAGAGGATGAGAACTTTGTCGTTGAACGCGAGCCCATCGGGGTCGTTGCGGCAATCACGCCGTGGAACTTTCCGTTGCACCAAATCGTTGCGAAGCTGGCTCCTGCGCTAGCCGCTGGATGCACCATCGTCGTCAAGCCGGCTGAGCAGACGTCGCTTTCGTCTATAGCCCTTTTCGAACTCATTGATGGCGTTGGACTCCCTCCTGGCACGGTCAATCTTGTTTGCGGCACTGGACCGATTGTCGGCGAAGCCTTGGTGCGTCATCCGCTAGTCAACATGGTGAGCTTCACTGGTTCCACGCGCGCGGGAAAGCGTGTCGGTGAACTGGCGATCAATGACGTCAAG
Protein-coding regions in this window:
- a CDS encoding aldehyde dehydrogenase family protein, translating into MTVRNGVFIAGRWSSGTGTEELVERSSIDDQLLGQVQSASEAQVDEAVQAAAAAFPIWSATPRAQRTAKLHEIAEALEARTDEFAELATREVGTTLSISKAVQVGLAVRVLRSTADAMDELSLSEEDENFVVEREPIGVVAAITPWNFPLHQIVAKLAPALAAGCTIVVKPAEQTSLSSIALFELIDGVGLPPGTVNLVCGTGPIVGEALVRHPLVNMVSFTGSTRAGKRVGELAINDVKKIALELGGKSATVLLDDAELDRAVPSSLSNCYLNSGQVCSALTRLIVMRSQLPRVEELLLKAAERFVPGDPMESSTRLGPLVSAVQRDRVIEYIEIGIAEGARVLVGGPQRPEGSGYFVTPTVFTDVTANMRIAQEEIFGPVLVVIPVESEEEALAAANNSAFGLAGAVWSADRDRAVAFARKIRTGQVAINGGAFNARAPFGGYKMSGNGRELGKYGLEEYFEYKALVY